From Sulfurirhabdus autotrophica:
CTGCATCAACTCAACGGCAACACCGGTTTTACCGCTGGCGGTCGGACCCATCAGAAATATAGCCGGGGGCTGGCTAATACTCATTGTCCACGCATAAACATTTTATCAAGCTCGGATACCGTCAATTGGAACCAGGTTGGACGACCGTGGTTACATTGACCAGAGCGTTCAGTGACTTCCATTTCCCTTAAAAGGGCATTCATTTCCGGAATGGTCAATGTACGATTAGCGCGCACCGATCCATGGCACGCCATGGTAGAAAGTAGTTCGTTTCGTCGCTCGGTTAAAACGCGGCTCGCTCCGAACTCGCGAATATCTTTCAGCACATCACGGGCAAGCTGCGCCGCATCTGCATCCTTGAGCATTGCCGGTACTGCGCGTACAGCAAGGGCAACAGGAGAAAGTGCTGCCATATCAAAACCTAATTCTGTTAGCGTATCCGCATTCTCTTCAACGGTTACCACATCCAGTTTATCGGCATTGAATGTCACCGGGATCAGCAACGGCTGCGCCGCGATTGCATGGGCATCCAAAGCTGTTTTAAGCTGTTCATACACTACCCGTTCATGGGCAGCGTGCATATCCACCACAATCAGCCCTTTGACGTTTTGCGCCAGAATATAGATACCATGCAATTGTCCCAGCGCAAATCCGAGCGGGGGAATTTCCTGTTCATACTGAATTGTCTCACCGGCAACCGCAACAGATTTTACTGACGAATTATTACCAAACATTGTCTGGTAAAAGCCCTGGGGCTGGGCAACCCCTAATCCCATTTGTGTCTGATGTGTAAAAACTGGCGGTTGTGGCGCATAGGGCCGGGATACGGCTGTTTCATGGTTTATAGGCATTGCTACCTCACCGGCTTTTGACCCTGCCAGCGACTTGTTCAAAGCATGATAAAGAAATTGGTGAATCGCCCTTCCATCGCGGAAACGCACTTCAATTTTGGTCGGATGGACGTTTACATCCACCCCCTGCGGGTCCAATTCAAGAAACAACACAAATGCGGGATGCCGTCCATGGTGAAGTACATCTTGATAGGACTCGCGCAATGCATGGGAAATCAGTTTATCCCGAACAAATCTACCGTTTACAAAGACATATTGAGCGTCGCGTGTACCCTTGGAGTAAGTAGGAAGGCCAGCCAGCCCCCATAATCTCAAACCACTGGATTGCTCATCCACCACAACAGAAGCCTGTGCAAATTCATCCCCAAGGATGGCTGCAATTCGCTGCCTTGGATTCCCTTGCGCGCTGCGCAAGGCTCGCTGCGCCTTGCCATTATGCATCAAGGTAAAGGCTGTTTCAGGCCGGGACAGCGCAATGCGTTTAAACATTTCATCGCAGTGAGCAAACTCTGTTGCTTCAGTTTTGAGAAATTTGCGCCGGGCAGGGGTATTAAAATACAGATCATTCACTTCGATCGTAGTACCTGCAGCAAGAGCAGCAGGTTGAGGCTCTGACATCGCCCCACTTTCCAGAAATATTTGCCAGGCATGTTTTTCACTGGCCTGGCGGCTGGTCAATGTCAAACGTGATACAGCAGCAATACTGGCTAAGGCCTCACCCCGAAAACCAAGGCTACCCACCTGTTCAAGATCTTCCAGCGAATTAATTTTACTGGTGGCGTGTCGCGCAACCGCCAAAGGAAGTTCATCACGGGCAATACCGCCACCGTTGTCTGCGACTTGCAAGAGCTTGATACCGCCCTGCATTAATCGCACCTCGATCTCTGTTGCGCCAGAGTCCAGACTATTTTCCAGCAATTCCTTGAGGGCTGAGGCGGGACGTTCTACTACCTCGCCGGCGGCGATCTGATTGATCAGAAGATCGGATAAAACATGAATGGATGACATAAACAGGCGATTGGCCAAAGTAGTAATTTTTTAAAATTATACCTGTTTCAGACAGGGATTTCCCCTTCGGCCATTCTCACCCTCTTTACCACCTGTACCTAAAAGATGGAAAAGCAAACCGGGATACGCTTTAAAACTAGCGCTTTGGTCCTCTAAAATCATGGTGACAAGATTTACAGCTCTCTTCGACAGCATCATAAGACTTGCGAATAGCTTCCAGATTATCGCCTTTAGCAGACTGCGTGAGTTGCTCGCTGGCTTTAATGAATTTCTGCTGCGCCTGCTTAAACTCTTCAGGCTTTTGCCAAATATCAGGCTTTGCTCTGGTTGGAGAATAATTACTGTCAGGCGTAAAATACTGCCAAGGTTTATTGGTTAGCGCTTCCAATGCAGCAGCCTGTTCCAAAAACTGTTGTTTATCGTAAGCCGCTCGACCTCGCACAGTTAACCCCATTGGTTCAAATGTTCGAAGGATTTCTTTGAACACTAGTTTTCTTTTTGTTACTGGCTGGCCAGCATGAGTATCAGCCTCTTCACCGCTACATGCTGTTAATGCAAGACATACAAAACTTAAAACCAGAAATCGTGAAG
This genomic window contains:
- the mutL gene encoding DNA mismatch repair endonuclease MutL; this encodes MSSIHVLSDLLINQIAAGEVVERPASALKELLENSLDSGATEIEVRLMQGGIKLLQVADNGGGIARDELPLAVARHATSKINSLEDLEQVGSLGFRGEALASIAAVSRLTLTSRQASEKHAWQIFLESGAMSEPQPAALAAGTTIEVNDLYFNTPARRKFLKTEATEFAHCDEMFKRIALSRPETAFTLMHNGKAQRALRSAQGNPRQRIAAILGDEFAQASVVVDEQSSGLRLWGLAGLPTYSKGTRDAQYVFVNGRFVRDKLISHALRESYQDVLHHGRHPAFVLFLELDPQGVDVNVHPTKIEVRFRDGRAIHQFLYHALNKSLAGSKAGEVAMPINHETAVSRPYAPQPPVFTHQTQMGLGVAQPQGFYQTMFGNNSSVKSVAVAGETIQYEQEIPPLGFALGQLHGIYILAQNVKGLIVVDMHAAHERVVYEQLKTALDAHAIAAQPLLIPVTFNADKLDVVTVEENADTLTELGFDMAALSPVALAVRAVPAMLKDADAAQLARDVLKDIREFGASRVLTERRNELLSTMACHGSVRANRTLTIPEMNALLREMEVTERSGQCNHGRPTWFQLTVSELDKMFMRGQ
- a CDS encoding c-type cytochrome, which produces MEIEMPSFDSAQARKKSIFPIMTSRFLVLSFVCLALTACSGEEADTHAGQPVTKRKLVFKEILRTFEPMGLTVRGRAAYDKQQFLEQAAALEALTNKPWQYFTPDSNYSPTRAKPDIWQKPEEFKQAQQKFIKASEQLTQSAKGDNLEAIRKSYDAVEESCKSCHHDFRGPKR